From Tiliqua scincoides isolate rTilSci1 chromosome 2, rTilSci1.hap2, whole genome shotgun sequence, the proteins below share one genomic window:
- the ANKRD34B gene encoding ankyrin repeat domain-containing protein 34B translates to MEEVVELSPDGNSLIKAVYHSRLRLTRLLLEGGAYINESNDRGETPLMIACKTKHVDHQSASKVKMVKYLLENKADPNIQDKTGKTALMHACLQKAGPDVVSLLLKSGADLSLQDHSGNSALIYAVNSEDKETFKVLLDACKANGKEVIIITKDKSPSGRKTTKQYLNVPPPDIDECQSPCCCTSPSEVEVKTSPSPLVNAKEIEKVVFNFKEYNQPGRKDEGSEPQSPSRKAHTGVQVQHLCSEPWMKTSSLFDQNKISSLPEDLKDITPEEELCLKINSLALSKRFITRHHSIDIKDTLNFLKSFEQTASRKMSYDEINSHSLLGEANHSRSDIPVDQNSDSAQMSFVSTLKSIVQRRNLGANHYSSDSQLTTSLGPPAEDSKSLLGKKKLLSPSPSLSSSSRELIENMPSSFLSRRNHAVLQRRGSDHTALARPGFLPPLNPHPPVPDIYKISAMVSCGQKPLIPTAPSYPKDFKSKTLLTRRQSLQTEQIKQLVNF, encoded by the coding sequence ATGGAAGAAGTTGTGGAGCTATCACCTGATGGAAACTCCTTGATAAAAGCAGTTTATCACAGCAGACTTCGTCTGACAAGATTGCTGTTAGAAGGTGGGGCATATATTAATGAAAGTAATGACCGTGGTGAAACTCCTTTAATGATTGCTTGCAAGACCAAGCATGTAGACCATCAGAGTGCAAGCAAAGTAAAAATGGTGAAATATCTTCTAGAAAATAAGGCAGATCCAAATATACAGGACAAAACTGGAAAGACAGCGTTGATGCATGCTTGCTTACAGAAAGCTGGTCCTGATGTGGTTTCTTTACTTCTGAAAAGTGGAGCTGACTTGAGCCTGCAGGACCATTCTGGGAACTCAGCTCTCATTTATGCAGTGAATTCAGAAGACAAGGAAACATTCAAAGTTCTTCTAgatgcatgcaaagcaaatggaaAAGAAGTAATCATCATTACAAAAGACAAATCTCCATCCGGAAggaaaacaacaaaacaatatttaaatGTACCTCCCCCTGATATTGACGAATGTCAGTCACCATGTTGTTGCACTTCTCCATCAGAGGTAGAAGTTAAAACATCTCCATCTCCACTTGTAAATGCAAAAGAAATTGAAAAGGTTGTGTTTAACTTTAAAGAGTATAATCAGCCTGGAAGAAAGGATGAGGGATCTGAGCCACAGTCTCCTTCAAGAAAAGCTCACACAGGAGTTCAAGTGCAGCACCTGTGTTCTGAACCGTGGATGAAAACTTCTTCACTCTTTGATCAGAATAAAATTTCATCTTTACCAGAAGATCTTAAGGATATAACTCCAGAGGAAGAATTGTGTCTCAAAATCAATAGTCTAGCCTTGTCTAAGAGATTTATCACAAGGCATCACAGCATTGATATAAAGGATACCCTCAATTTTTTGAAAAGCTTTGAACAAACGGCCTCAAGAAAAATGTCATATGATGAGATAAATTCTCATTCACTGCTTGGTGAGGCAAACCACAGTCGCAGTGACATTCCTGTAGATCAGAATTCCGATTCAGCCCAAATGAGTTTTGTTTCAACACTGAAAAGCATTGTTCAAAGAAGAAACCTCGGGGCAAATCACTATAGCTCAGATTCACAGTTGACAACCAGCTTAGGTCCTCCTGCAGAGGACAGCAAATCACTTCTAGGAAAGAAAAAACTTCTCTCCCCATCTCCATCATTGTCATCAAGTTCTAGAGAACTAATAGAAAACATGCCCTCCAGTTTCTTGAGCAGGAGAAACCATGCTGTTTTACAGAGGCGTGGTTCAGATCATACTGCCCTGGCAAGACCTGGTTTCCTTCCCCCTTTAAATCCTCATCCTCCAGTGCCTGATATCTACAAGATTTCTGCCATGGTTTCTTGTGGCCAAAAACCCCTTATCCCAACAGCGCCTTCTTACCCAAAAGATTTTAAAAGTAAGACTCTGTTAACAAGGAGGCAGTCATTGCAAACCGAGCAAATCAAGCAGCTGGTGAATTTTTAA